The following proteins are co-located in the Spea bombifrons isolate aSpeBom1 chromosome 3, aSpeBom1.2.pri, whole genome shotgun sequence genome:
- the LOC128483948 gene encoding trace amine-associated receptor 4-like has translation MSYCFNLVNGSCPKVNIPLLRFSVMCFVMFVGIIMTIVGNLMVITSVAHFKELHSPTNFLILSLAITDFLLGLVVMPYSMIRSVTSCWYFGDLFCKLHNSLDMMFCTTSIFHLFFIALDRYYAVCHPLHYYRKITIPVIGVYLFISWSFPCVYSFSLVLSNVNMEGLGDKVHSLSCTGSCALLFNKRWSIFNTLICFYIPGTMMIGIYIHIFYIARKQAKMIQGQPNYMESNTKSKNSLKIESKAAKTLSLIMGVFILCWLPFFIVALVDPFLNFTTSDNINNAVLWLGYFNSTVNPIIYALFYPWFQKSFGFIIKGTIFKADSSSLHVLSK, from the coding sequence ATGAGTTATTGCTTTAACCTCGTTAATGGCTCCTGCCCGAAAGTCAACATACCTCTTTTGAGATTTTCAGTTATGTGTTTTGTCATGTTTGTGGGTATAATAATGACTATTGTGGGAAATCTAATGGTGATTACTTCAGTTGCTCATTTTAAAGAGCTCCACAGCCCAACCAACTTCCTCATCTTATCCTTGGCTATTACAGATTTCCTTCTTGGACTGGTAGTCATGCCTTACAGCATGATTCGATCCGTGACTTCCTGCTGGTACTTCGGAGATTTATTCTGTAAACTACACAATAGTCTTGACATGATGTTCTGCACAACCTCTATATTTCATCTATTTTTCATAGCTTTAGATCGTTATTATGCAGTGTGCCATCCACTACACtattacagaaaaataacaatTCCTGTAATAGGCGTTTACTTATTTATTAGCTGGTCTTTTCCTTGTGTTTATTCATTTAGCCTTGTTTTGTCAAATGTGAATATGGAAGGTTTAGGAGACAAAGTGCACTCGCTCTCCTGCACTGGCTCTTGCGCCCTTTTGTTCAATAAACGTTGGTCAatatttaatactttaatatgtttctatattccTGGTACCATGATGATTGGcatttacattcacatattttatattgcaagAAAACAGGCCAAGATGATACAGGGTCAACCAAATTATATGGAGTCAAATACTAAGAGTAAAAATTCCTTGAAAATAGAGAGTAAAGCAGCAAAAACATTAAGTTTGATTATGGGAGTGTTTATTTTGTGCTGGCTTCCATTTTTTATTGTGGCTTTAGTAGATCCCTTTTTGAATTTTACAACCTCTGATAATATAAACAATGCTGTTCTGTGGCTTGGTTATTTTAACTCCACAGTTAACCCTATCATCTATGCTTTGTTTTACCCATGGTTTCAAAAATCATTTGGATTTATCATAAAAGGCACTATATTTAAGGCAGACTCCTCTTCTTTACACGTGCTAAGTAAATAA
- the LOC128483949 gene encoding trace amine-associated receptor 4-like has product MNYCFNLVNGSCPKVNIPLLRFSVMCFVMFVGIIVTIVGNLMVITSVAHFKELHSPTNFLILSLAITDFLLGLVVMPYSMIRSVTSCWYFGDLFCKLHSSLDMMFCTTSIFHLFFISLDRYYAVCHPLHYYRKITIPVIGVYLFISWSFPCVYSFSLVLSNVNMEGLEDKVHSLSCTGSCALLFNKHWSIITTLICFYIPGTMMIGIYIHIFSIARKQAKIMHGQPNYMESNTKSKNSLKIESKAAKTLSLIMGVFILCWLPFFIVTLIDPFLNFTTSDNIYNAVLWLGYFNSTLNPIIYALFYPWFQKSFGFILKGTIFKADSSSLHVLSK; this is encoded by the coding sequence ATGAATTATTGTTTTAACTTAGTTAATGGCTCCTGCCCAAAAGTCAACATACCTCTTTTGAGATTTTCAGTTATGTGTTTTGTCATGTTTGTGGGTATAATAGTGACTATTGTGGGAAATCTAATGGTGATCACTTCAGTTGCTCATTTTAAAGAGCTCCACAGCCCAACCAACTTCCTCATCTTATCCTTGGCTATTACAGATTTCCTTCTTGGACTGGTAGTCATGCCTTACAGCATGATTCGATCCGTGACTTCCTGCTGGTACTTCGGAGATTTATTCTGTAAACTACACAGTAGTCTTGACATGATGTTCTGCACAACCTCTATATTTCATCTATTTTTCATATCTTTAGATCGTTATTATGCAGTGTGCCATCCACTACACtattacagaaaaataacaatTCCTGTAATAGGCGTTTACTTATTTATTAGCTGGTCTTTTCCTTGTGTTTATTCATTTAGCCTTGTTTTGTCAAATGTGAATATGGAAGGTTTAGAAGACAAAGTGCACTCGCTCTCCTGCACTGGCTCTTGCGCCCTTTTGTTCAATAAACATTGGTCAATAATTACTACTttaatatgtttctatattccAGGTACCATGATGATTGGcatttacattcacatattttCTATTGCAAGAAAACAGGCCAAGATCATGCATGGTCAACCAAATTATATGGAGTCAAATACTAAGAGTAAAAATTCCTTGAAAATAGAGAGTAAAGCAGCAAAAACATTAAGTTTGATAATGGGAGTCTTTATTTTGTGCTGGCTTCCATTTTTTATTGTGACTTTAATAGATCCCTTTTTGAATTTCACAACCTCTGATAATATATACAATGCAGTTCTGTGGCTTGGTTATTTTAACTCCACGCTTAACCCTATCATCTATGCTTTGTTTTACCCATGGTTTCAAAAATCGTTTGGCTTTATCCTAAAAGGCACTATATTTAAGGCAGACTCCTCTTCTTTACATGTGCTAAGTAAATAA
- the LOC128483951 gene encoding trace amine-associated receptor 4-like has product MFVGVITTIVGNLMVIISVSHFKELHTPTNFLILSLAITDFLLGLVVMPYSMVRSVTSCWYFGDLFCKLHSSFDMMLSTTSIFHLFFISLDRYYAVCHPLHYYRKITFSVIEMCLFISWSFPCFYSFGVVLSNVIMEGLEDKMLSSCIGSCILIFNKYWAVISSSLTFFMPGTIMIGIYIHIFSIARKHAKITHSQPNYMGSNTKSTMSPKVESKAAKTLSLVMGVFILCWLPFFTATVVDPFMNFSVSEDLYNMVLWLGYFNSAVNPIIYALFYRWFQKSFRFIINGTIFKKDSSSLAML; this is encoded by the coding sequence ATGTTTGTGGGTGTAATTACCACAATTGTGGGAAACTTAATGGTGATCATTTCAGTTTCTCATTTTAAAGAGCTCCACACACCGACCAACTTCCTCATCTTATCCTTGGCTATTACAGATTTCCTGCTTGGACTGGTAGTCATGCCTTACAGCATGGTCAGATCTGTGACTTCCTGCTGGTACTTCGGAGATTTGTTCTGTAAACTACACAGTTCTTTCGATATGATGCTCTCTACAACCTCAATAtttcatctattttttatttctttggatCGTTACTATGCAGTGTGCCACCCACTTCACTattatagaaaaataacattttctgtcatagaaatgtgtttatttatcaGCTGGTCCTTCCcttgtttttattcatttggtGTTGTTTTATCAAATGTAATTATGGAAGGGTTAGAAGACAAAATGCTTTCCTCCTGCATTGGGTCTTGCATCCTAATTTTCAACAAATATTGGGCAGTAATTTCTTCTTCATTGACTTTCTTTATGCCGGGTACTATAATGATTggcatttatattcacatattttCCATTGCAAGAAAACATGCCAAAATAACACATAGCCAACCAAATTACATGGGGTCCAATACTAAGAGCACAATGTCTCCTAAAGTAGAGAGCAAAGCAGCAAAGACATTAAGTCTAGTTATGGGAGTTTTTATACTGTGTTGGCTTCCCTTTTTTACTGCAACTGTGGTAGATCCTTTCATGAATTTCTCAGTCTCCGAAGATCTATACAATATGGTTCTGTGGCTTGGATATTTTAACTCGGCTGTTAACCCAATCATATATGCTTTGTTTTATCGATGGTTTCAGAAATCTTTCCGATTTATCATAAATGGCACTATATTTAAGAAAGATTCTTCTTCTTTAGCCATGCTATAA